In Metopolophium dirhodum isolate CAU chromosome 5, ASM1992520v1, whole genome shotgun sequence, the sequence ATACAATACCACCATgaccaaataaatttaaatctttcgAATTGATTCTAAAAATGGAGTCTGGCATAAAAATTTCCAAGGCTCCTTGACTAGCCGAGTAAGCTAATGAAATAAATGATGTTGTAATTAGTACATATCTTATACTGCTTCTACTTTCCATATGACctgaaataaacataaatataataataatttcaaagatGTTTAACTgattacaatgacattttataaaatgtttttttattctaataccaaatcaattgtattataaataaattaaaataatagtattttcacttaaaaatgtttattgttttactaACCAAAAGCTAAGGCAAAGACTACCACACTCATTTCAGTAGCCAAAAAGAAACATTTGACTAAAATCCAAAGTGTTATATTGATGGAATCAGCAGCCAAATTACTAAAATTCAGTGTCATTGAAATTAGGCATCTTAGTATACTTGTAAATACATTGAATAAAacctaaatatattgttaaacaattattagtaaaatgtacagtttttgttaaaataaaccaaggttttataagaataataataaaaattgtttaccaaACAgtagaatgtaaaaaaaataggacTATTAGCAGCTCGAAGTTTTAATCTGGCACGACTAAACTTGGTCACTAAGTACATCATGAATATTAAGTTTGGAATAAGTATTGCTACATCCCATACACGAACGctttaaaataacacaatagatacataaatttaaatattattctcattCATGTGGTAAATACGGGGGTAAATACTACTAAATAGTATCTGTatgagtatataagtatattatttcattatgttttcaaataaaaactaaaataaataaaaataaaagggcTTATGAATTATAATGATAACGTATAAAAATTCTTTTGAAGTAAAATAAGAACAAAGTATACAATAAACCTTGAAATATTTGATTAGTAATTACAATTagttaggtaataaaaatgcattaatataaattatattacctaataaaagttaacattacattttttaattggttatatgttatatgttttattattgcaGTTGGAtgataaaaaagataaaattggaaaatggatttaaaagttatttatcaacaaaaagtAGATGATTTAGCTATAAGCTAGTTCATAACCCCTACTCATTTATGCAACAGTGTACAGTAGTGTGAGTATTTGTATGTCTTAAGtctatcatatattatagaagatattgcaacaaatttaaaattgtactttttaaacaatctatactctattcagaataagagcACACCACATTTACGTAGCAAAATCGGTTTTAACTGTGGCTACCTGATGTgctcttattctgaatagagtatagtaaacatattttaatgtataagccaaatagatactatattatagtatatatagtttaCAGTGGCAGATCCAGGGCTTAATAAAGGGTtggcaaaagtacaaaaagtacaGAATCTCCAGGACACATACTACCCTTTAAACTGAGCCACGTGCCTCAAATTaagtccttcgtcacgccactggttatacaattattacttagtaattaaaacaaaattaagtcTTACTTGATACTTGGTATATCCATGTAAAGAACCAGCTTACACACATGTTCTTCGTCTATTGAAGTACTGTTGCTCATTGTATTAGTTGACAATCTGTTTGTTTCTAAACTCTGAGGATCTTTCATAACTATGTAGTTAATTTTTTGTCGGATAAAATATCAATTCAGCTAATACATtcagttttaatacaataaataggtttataaaGAAATGATATTACTCGATAGTGAGAAGTTGAACGAAAAATTGTCTTTCACTAAATGAAATAGGACACAATATGTActtgaaaaaatagtttaatttggACGTAATAGCAATTAATAagctattgtattaaatttgaattgtgaATTAATTACAATCAAATGATAATACTTGCTTAATTTCCtaccataattaaataatttaaaccgtAATTGTTtcattacacacacacatatcgTATCAATATGAAATACTGACATAATGTGCAGCGTTCACTTCATATCGTTCACATCTTTAACATTCGTCAttcacaatattgaatattttgttatagttatatatttcacAACTTCACAACTCACAagagagaaaaaatattatctttaagtGATAAGCCGacaaattttttgttgttttaaaattgataaaaaaaaatatttaattgtatacagtGTAACCAAAATaatcatcatatttttaaagtttttaatttttatgttaccAACATAGTTAGCTCTATGGTTCTAAAGTAggttacaaattttaatattatgtggaaaaatatgttataactacgatgtaa encodes:
- the LOC132944354 gene encoding transmembrane protein adipocyte-associated 1 homolog, whose protein sequence is MKDPQSLETNRLSTNTMSNSTSIDEEHVCKLVLYMDIPSINVRVWDVAILIPNLIFMMYLVTKFSRARLKLRAANSPIFFTFYCLVLFNVFTSILRCLISMTLNFSNLAADSINITLWILVKCFFLATEMSVVVFALAFGHMESRSSIRYVLITTSFISLAYSASQGALEIFMPDSIFRINSKDLNLFGHGGIVFWLISSVVFTTLYLLILVLPQTRLREKLALPVNRSFYVYVSLLAQLNGIGSIGCAFLLLKITEGLCIVDVTTFLYFTLFTPLVYITFLSSFFSVSQSSIMFSYKAQNDDRVEDDTVSLPHQPSFSSLKTDSDYIYQTDNIYNNTRFSVSDRQIANPLYNASLQSPDSITGYSMDEQTIDIEEQKK